The segment GCGACTATCCCGTCGTCCAGGGCGCCGTGCTCGCGATCGCGACGGCGACGGTGCTGGTCAACCTCGCAACCGACATCGTCCACATCGTCGTCGACCCGCGCTCGCGCGACGCGGAGCAAGAATGAAATGATCGCAGCGGGTCGCGCGGCTTCGTGGCGGCGCGTGCGGCGCCTGTGCGTGGTGCTCGCCGCAGCAGCCGCCATCGCGATCATCGCCGGATGGGCGATGCCTCAGGCCGGCCGGCGCATCGTGCTGGCCGAGGGGCTGGCGCCGCCATCGCTGTCTCATCCTCTCGGGCAGGACAGGCTCGGGCGCGACGTGCTCGGTCGTTGTCTCGGCGGCGCCCGGGTGTCGCTGCTGGTGGCGACGGCGGCCGTCGCCGTTTCCGTTACGGTCGGCACGGCGGTGGGCGCCGCCGCAGGTTTGTCGGGCGGTACGGTCGATCTCGTGCTGATGCGGGCCGTCGACGTGCTTCTCGCGTTTCCGGGCCTGCTCGTGGCGATTGCGCTCGCCGCTGCGCTCGGGCCGGGGACGGCGAACGTCGTCGTCGCGCTGAGCGTGCTCGGATGGACGGGGTACGCGCGCCTGGTGCGCGCGGAAGTGCGACGCGTTCGACGGCGCGATCACGTCGAGGCGGCCGTCGCCCTTGGTGCCTCTCCGCTTCGCGTCGCGCTGCGCCACGTGTTGCCGCTCGTCGCGGCGCCGGTCCTCGTGCAGGCGACGTTCACCGCCGCCGCCGCTGTCGTCGCCGAAGCGAGCCTGTCGTTCCTCGGCATCGGCATCCAGCCGCCGTCGCCGTCATGGGGCTCGATGCTCGCCGAAGCCCGCAGCTTTCTCGTCGAGGCGCCGTGGCTCGTGATCGGGCCGGGCGTGGCGCTGACGTCGCTCGCGCTCGCCCTTCAGCTTCTCGGCGATGCGCTGCGCGACGCGCTCGACGTAAAGACGACGCTGCGCACTCTGCCGGGCTGAGACTCCCGGCGGTGGGAATGGGTGGCCCCTATGCCGCAATCGGCTAGAGGTCGGGCGCCAGATATCCGTAGGCGTCAACGAATTGGATCTGGCCAGCGCCCAGCCCTAGCGCGTAGCAGAGCGACTTTCCGGACTTGATGGCCACTCCTCCTTGGGGAAGATCGAACGTGAGGAGCCCCCATCCATAGACGCCCGTAGTCCCTTCCGCGACGCCGAAAACGATGGGCAAGGCGCCGACGCCTCCGATCTCCAGTAACGCCGACCCCGACACGCCGGAAGCTTGAGCGTTGGCGTTGAATTACGCCACCACCTTCGTCACGACGAATACGTGCTTGAAAGGAATCGAAAAGGGAACGGCACTGCCATCGCTCGTGATTCAAGGTATGTCAACAAAGGAGAACTGGGATTCGACGTTGCCGGACGGTCAGGACTGGCACCGCGGGCAATAAAAGCTCGACCGTTGCCCTACGACGATCGCCTTGATCGCCGCCCCGCAGCGCGTGCAGGGCTGGCCCTTGCGGTCGTAGACGCAGTGGCGAAACTGGTAACCGCCGCGCCGGCCGATGCCGTCGAGGAAATCGGAGATGGTCGAGCCGCGATGCTCGATCGCGTCGGTGATCACTTCGCGCGTCGCTTCGACGATCCGCGTGCAATCGGCATCGGTCGTGCGTGTCATGCTCCGCCGCGGCCTGATGCCGGCGCGGAACAGGATTTCGTTGACGTAGATGTTGCCAAGTCCCGCCACCACGCGCTGGTCCATCAGCACGTCCTTGATCGTGCGCACCGTCGAGCGGCGGCGCGCCGAGAGATAGCCGGCATCGAAGGCCGCTTCGTCGAGCGGCTCGGGCCCCATCTCCGCAACGAGAGTGGAAAGGACCGGATCGTCGACGATGCAGAGGCCGAAGCGCCGCGGGTCGTGGAACACCAGCGTGCCGCCTTCGCGGAAACGCGCGAGCACGTGGTCGTGCAGGCCCGGCTGCGTCGCATTCTCGTCGAAGCGCAGGCGGCCGCTCATTCCCATGTGAAAGAACCACGCGCGGCCGTCGTCGAGCCCGAGCAGCAGGTACTTTCCGCGCCGCGACGTCGAGACGATTCGCCGTCCCGTCACCGCGCTTCGCAGCGCCTCGTCGAGCGGCAGTCGAAGGCGCGGCGTGCGCAGCTCGAGGTGTTCGACGCGGCGCCCGACGACGACGCCGTCCAGCGACCGGCGGATCGTCTCGACTTCGGGAAGCTCAGGCATGACGCACCGGGCGGATGCGATCCGGATCGGCAGGCTGCGCCGGCGGCTCCGCATCGCGCCGCCGCACAACGGCGCGCACGAGCGCGGCGAACTGCTCGAGGCCGAGCTGCTCGGGCCGCGAGTCGCCGGCAATTTCGGCGCGCGCCATCACATCCTCCGCGGCACCCGCGCCGAATCGCGCATCGACGGCCGCGCCGAGGTTGTTGCGCAGCATCTTTCTCCGGTGCGCGAATGCCGAGCGCACGACGAACTCGAGCTCGGCCTCGTCGCCGAGGTCGAAGCGCGGACGGGCCAGCGGCCGTATGCGCACCATCTGCGATTCGACCGCGGGGCGCGGCCGGAACGAACGCGGCGCCAGCACCATCCCGCGCTCGACTTCGGCGAGCATCTGCACGAGCACGCTCAGCCCGCCGTAGGTCTTGTTGCCGGCAGCGGCGCCGAGCCTTGCGACGACCTCCTTCTGCAGCATGACGACCAGCTCGCGCACCAGATGGCGCCGCTCGAGCAGCGACGCGACGATCGCGGTGCCGGTCTCGTACGGAAGATTGGCGACGACGGTGAAGCCCGGCGCGGCAATCGTGCTCCAGTCGACGCGCAGCGCATCGGC is part of the Candidatus Binatia bacterium genome and harbors:
- the rsmA gene encoding 16S rRNA (adenine(1518)-N(6)/adenine(1519)-N(6))-dimethyltransferase RsmA, coding for MGARWGQCFLVDHDAARRIVEWAAIDGRDVVEIGPGRGALTELLRERSRSLAMIEIDPRLAAELEQKYRGDPAVTVVHADALRVDWSTIAAPGFTVVANLPYETGTAIVASLLERRHLVRELVVMLQKEVVARLGAAAGNKTYGGLSVLVQMLAEVERGMVLAPRSFRPRPAVESQMVRIRPLARPRFDLGDEAELEFVVRSAFAHRRKMLRNNLGAAVDARFGAGAAEDVMARAEIAGDSRPEQLGLEQFAALVRAVVRRRDAEPPAQPADPDRIRPVRHA
- the mutM gene encoding bifunctional DNA-formamidopyrimidine glycosylase/DNA-(apurinic or apyrimidinic site) lyase, yielding MPELPEVETIRRSLDGVVVGRRVEHLELRTPRLRLPLDEALRSAVTGRRIVSTSRRGKYLLLGLDDGRAWFFHMGMSGRLRFDENATQPGLHDHVLARFREGGTLVFHDPRRFGLCIVDDPVLSTLVAEMGPEPLDEAAFDAGYLSARRRSTVRTIKDVLMDQRVVAGLGNIYVNEILFRAGIRPRRSMTRTTDADCTRIVEATREVITDAIEHRGSTISDFLDGIGRRGGYQFRHCVYDRKGQPCTRCGAAIKAIVVGQRSSFYCPRCQS
- a CDS encoding ABC transporter permease, translated to MIAAGRAASWRRVRRLCVVLAAAAAIAIIAGWAMPQAGRRIVLAEGLAPPSLSHPLGQDRLGRDVLGRCLGGARVSLLVATAAVAVSVTVGTAVGAAAGLSGGTVDLVLMRAVDVLLAFPGLLVAIALAAALGPGTANVVVALSVLGWTGYARLVRAEVRRVRRRDHVEAAVALGASPLRVALRHVLPLVAAPVLVQATFTAAAAVVAEASLSFLGIGIQPPSPSWGSMLAEARSFLVEAPWLVIGPGVALTSLALALQLLGDALRDALDVKTTLRTLPG